The Glycine max cultivar Williams 82 chromosome 12, Glycine_max_v4.0, whole genome shotgun sequence genome window below encodes:
- the LOC100814508 gene encoding protein RICE SALT SENSITIVE 3, producing the protein MVGSGASDRSKEAVGMMALHETLRRVCLNSEWTYSVFWTIRPRPRVRGGNGCKIGDDNGSLMLMWEDGFCRGRGSGCLEDIDGEDPVRKAFSKMSIQLYNYGEGLMGKVASDKCHKWVFKEPTECEPNISNYWQSSFDALPPEWTDQFESGIQTIAVIQAGHGLLQLGSCKIIPEDLHFVLRMRHTFESLGYQSGFYLSQLFSSTRNTSSSTSVPSKPSTNIPIRPPLPLFNWGQRPLTSATSMLSSPNFQHAARLGFPKDEAHMFLMPHASPEGARIEDMMGEHENDIKWPNGLSFFNALTGRTDDAKLLFNPESLGNKPGDQNQHHTIGQNRNSEGSNMQNASGGANPNEFLSLDSHQDDVRKMDKFKRSFTLPARVASSSSSTSMDQHHHHHHHHHQGVEYRNSEGGMYPDVMETFLE; encoded by the exons ATGGTGGGCTCTGGAGCATCAGACAGGAGCAAAGAAGCTGTTGGGATGATGGCCCTTCATGAGACCCTCAGAAGAGTCTGTCTCAACTCAGAATGGACTTACTCTGTCTTCTGGACCATTCGTCCTCGCCC GAGAGTCCGAGGTGGCAATGGCTGCAAGATTGGAGATGATAATGGCAGCTT gatgTTGATGTGGGAAGATGGGTTTTGCCGAGGAAGAGGTTCAGGATGTCTGGAAGATATTGATGGAGAGGATCCTGTCAGAAAGGCCTTCAGCAAAATGTCCATTCAGTTGTATAATTATGGAGAAGG GTTGATGGGGAAAGTTGCATCTGATAAGTGCCACAAGTGGGTCTTTAAAGAGCCCACAGAATGTGAACCAAATATCTCCAACTACTGGCAGAGCTCCTTTGATGCT CTTCCTCCTGAATGGACAGACCAGTTTGAGTCAGGCATTCAG ACCATAGCTGTTATTCAAGCTGGACATGGCCTTCTCCAACTTGGTTCTTGCAAGATT attcctGAAGACCTCCATTTTGTGCTTAGAATGCGACACACTTTTGAATCCCTTGGCTACCAATCTGGTTTCTACCTCTCTCAACTCTTCTCTTCAACAAGGAATACTTCCTCATCAACTTCTGTTCCTTCAAAACCATCCACCAATATTCCAATTAGGCCACCTCTTCCACTCTTCAACTGGGGTCAGAGACCACTTACTTCAGCCACTTCCATGCTATCCTCACCCAATTTTCAACATGCAGCTAGGCTTGGGTTTCCAAAAGATGAGGCACACATGTTCCTCATGCCTCATGCATCACCTGAGGGTGCAAGAATCGAGGACATGATGGGGGAGCATGAAAACGACATAAAATGGCCCAATGGATTGTCTTTCTTCAATGCTCTCACTGGAAGAACGGATGATGCTAAGCTCTTGTTCAATCCTGAGAGCTTGGGGAACAAACCTGGTGATCAGAATCAGCATCACACAATTGGCCAAAACCGCAACTCAGAAGGCTCCAACATGCAAAATGCTAGTGGTGGAGCCAACCCAAATGAGTTCTTGAGCTTGGATAGCCACCAAGATGATGTAAGGAAAATGGACAAGTTTAAGAGGAGCTTCACTCTTCCTGCAAGAGTGGCCTCATCATCTTCATCCACTTCAATGGatcaacaccaccaccaccaccaccaccaccaccaaggtGTGGAGTATAGGAATTCAGAAGGAGGTATGTACCCGGATGTCATGGAAACCTTTTTGGAGTGA